The following proteins are encoded in a genomic region of Leptospira ryugenii:
- a CDS encoding glucose-6-phosphate isomerase, which yields MNLTLNDRFVKDFVTANEMENFLKKAEDAKQTVLNRNGKGNEFLGWLDLPETISAESLKEIRDTAEQIQSLGSYLVVVGIGGSYLGARAVIEGLSSPFHLLEPNRKGVTILYAGHHLDSDYHSKLLAFLENKDFCVNVISKSGTTTEPAIAFRLLLSLLERKYGKDGVKKRVFSTTDKSKGALKKLSDESGFKTFEIPDDVGGRYSFLTPVGLLPIACSGFQIHQLVEGAKSISKELKENKDPKSNLAIRYAAARNALYSKNKKIEVLVSYHPNLFYTLEWWKQLFGESEGKEGKGIFPASVQFTTDLHSMGQYLQDGERNLFETVIQIESAKSDIYLTEKSDNGDGLNYLAGKTLTEVNHQATLGTLIAHHSGNVPCLELNLKSLSESTMGELMYFFEFSCAISGYMLGVNPFDQPGVEDYKNNMFALLGKKGFEEKRKELLSKLI from the coding sequence ATGAACCTAACTTTAAATGACCGATTTGTCAAAGACTTTGTTACCGCAAACGAGATGGAGAATTTTCTCAAGAAAGCAGAAGATGCCAAACAGACAGTTCTCAATCGAAATGGCAAAGGAAATGAGTTTCTAGGATGGTTGGATTTGCCTGAGACTATCTCAGCGGAATCTTTAAAAGAAATTCGAGACACCGCAGAACAAATCCAAAGCCTTGGCAGTTACCTCGTAGTCGTCGGAATTGGGGGTTCCTATCTAGGTGCACGTGCGGTCATCGAAGGACTTTCCTCACCATTTCATTTGCTAGAACCAAATCGTAAAGGTGTAACGATACTCTATGCGGGTCATCATTTGGACTCAGACTACCATAGCAAACTCTTGGCTTTCTTGGAGAATAAAGATTTTTGTGTAAATGTTATCTCAAAGTCAGGTACCACAACGGAGCCTGCGATCGCATTTAGGCTATTGCTTTCCTTACTCGAAAGAAAATACGGAAAGGACGGAGTTAAAAAAAGAGTCTTCTCTACCACTGATAAATCAAAAGGCGCCTTAAAGAAGTTATCTGATGAATCAGGATTTAAAACATTCGAAATTCCTGATGACGTAGGTGGACGTTATTCATTTTTAACACCAGTTGGATTGTTACCCATTGCATGTTCAGGATTCCAGATCCATCAACTAGTAGAGGGAGCTAAATCAATATCCAAAGAATTAAAGGAGAATAAAGATCCGAAATCCAATTTAGCTATACGTTATGCGGCGGCCAGAAATGCTTTATATTCAAAGAATAAGAAAATTGAGGTTTTGGTATCCTATCATCCAAATCTGTTTTATACTTTAGAATGGTGGAAACAATTATTCGGTGAAAGTGAGGGCAAAGAAGGAAAGGGAATTTTTCCTGCATCTGTTCAATTTACAACAGATCTACATTCTATGGGCCAATACTTGCAGGATGGAGAACGAAATTTATTTGAAACTGTTATCCAAATTGAATCTGCAAAATCGGATATTTATCTTACAGAAAAATCTGACAATGGTGATGGATTAAACTATTTAGCAGGAAAAACACTTACAGAGGTAAACCACCAAGCAACCCTTGGCACATTGATAGCTCACCATTCTGGAAATGTACCATGCTTAGAATTAAATCTAAAATCCTTATCCGAAAGCACGATGGGAGAACTTATGTACTTCTTTGAGTTTTCCTGTGCAATTTCTGGTTATATGTTAGGCGTAAATCCCTTTGACCAACCTGGAGTTGAGGATTATAAAAACAATATGTTCGCTTTGCTCGGGAAAAAGGGATTCGAGGAAAAAAGAAAGGAATTACTTTCAAAGCTTATCTAG
- the galK gene encoding galactokinase — translation MVDLNIESKQFLLRFGKPMEEFRHFSAPGRINIIGEHVDYLGGIVLPAAIDFSVHLWISPNKSDQFNLYSLDFDSLVKIKRPFQSSQIWSDYLIGVIVEIEKEGFHVPGFDAFLTGNIPQGAGLSSSASVEVVTGFAISSLFGFKFSREKIALLGQAAENHFVGTKCGIMDQFIIATGKEDHCISLNTETLEYSYHTFDLKGYEFSLINSNVKHSLKDSDYNQRRLECESALKKIKSANLNISQLYEAKEDDLKLAGLSTAEEKRVRHVIGEKNRTQAVVRGLENGDLTSVGKALFETHWSLSKLFEVSCEETDFIVSELERMGVEGARMIGGGFGGCILVLDKIGNFSQNQEEFQKKYIQKFGYPVDFYQFKISDGVREI, via the coding sequence ATGGTTGATCTTAACATTGAGTCAAAACAGTTTTTGCTTCGATTCGGCAAACCAATGGAAGAGTTTCGCCATTTCTCCGCACCCGGTAGGATCAACATCATTGGCGAGCACGTAGATTATCTTGGGGGCATCGTTCTACCCGCAGCCATTGATTTTTCAGTTCACCTTTGGATTTCTCCAAACAAAAGTGATCAATTCAATTTGTATTCTCTCGATTTTGACAGTTTAGTGAAAATCAAACGTCCATTTCAGAGTTCTCAAATATGGTCAGATTATCTGATTGGAGTTATCGTTGAGATAGAGAAGGAAGGTTTTCATGTTCCTGGATTTGATGCTTTCCTTACTGGCAACATTCCACAAGGGGCAGGCCTTTCCTCATCGGCTTCCGTAGAGGTTGTTACAGGTTTTGCTATTTCCTCCTTGTTTGGTTTTAAGTTCAGTAGGGAAAAAATCGCCTTACTTGGACAGGCGGCAGAAAATCATTTTGTAGGAACAAAATGTGGTATTATGGATCAATTTATCATCGCCACCGGAAAAGAGGATCATTGCATCTCATTAAATACCGAGACACTTGAATATTCTTACCATACTTTTGATCTGAAAGGCTATGAGTTTTCTTTGATCAATTCAAACGTTAAACATAGTTTAAAGGATAGTGATTATAACCAGAGAAGATTAGAATGTGAGTCTGCTTTAAAAAAAATTAAAAGTGCAAACTTAAATATAAGCCAACTATATGAGGCAAAAGAAGATGATCTCAAACTTGCTGGCCTCAGTACTGCGGAAGAAAAACGAGTGAGACACGTAATTGGTGAAAAAAACAGAACACAAGCCGTGGTCCGAGGTCTTGAGAATGGAGATCTAACATCAGTCGGAAAGGCATTGTTTGAAACCCATTGGTCACTTTCAAAACTATTCGAAGTATCTTGTGAGGAAACAGACTTTATAGTTTCCGAATTGGAACGAATGGGAGTAGAAGGAGCAAGGATGATCGGTGGAGGATTTGGAGGTTGCATTCTGGTATTGGATAAAATTGGAAATTTTTCTCAGAATCAGGAAGAATTTCAAAAAAAATACATACAAAAGTTTGGGTATCCTGTAGACTTTTATCAATTTAAAATATCAGACGGTGTCAGGGAAATCTAA
- a CDS encoding STAS domain-containing protein, translating into MSEQWDEYTVESGEFKMEVIESYMSTMPNSAIVFNITGEINLYNSQAIRETLERLLSQGRVHFFLVLEEVRYIDSSGLGVFLGVHSKLSKTQGFLRLISPSEKVRYVLELTKLKNLLQIFDSVEDAAKSF; encoded by the coding sequence ATGAGTGAACAATGGGATGAGTACACAGTTGAATCGGGAGAGTTTAAGATGGAGGTGATAGAATCCTACATGTCTACTATGCCCAACTCAGCGATCGTTTTTAATATAACAGGCGAAATTAATCTGTACAATTCCCAAGCAATTCGCGAAACCTTGGAGAGATTGTTATCCCAGGGTCGTGTCCATTTTTTTCTGGTTCTAGAAGAGGTTCGCTATATTGATTCTTCCGGCCTTGGTGTATTTTTGGGAGTGCATTCCAAACTCTCAAAAACACAAGGATTCTTGCGTTTGATTTCTCCGTCAGAGAAAGTGCGTTATGTTCTAGAACTCACAAAATTAAAAAATCTGCTGCAAATCTTTGATTCAGTAGAAGATGCAGCAAAGTCATTTTAG
- the mtnP gene encoding S-methyl-5'-thioadenosine phosphorylase, producing the protein MDKSVKIGVIGGTGLYSLDGMEIKGEVNPETPWGKPSDLITIGVYKGKEIAFLPRHGKGHFLNPSEVPARANIAALKGLGVEEIIAFSSVGSLREEIHPRDFVLPSQVIDRTKSRPATFFENGVVAHAPFADPFSPSLSQKTIDAAKKIGLKIHENKTLVCMEGPLFSTRAESHMYRSWGADVINMTVLPEAKLAREAEILYQMICMSTDYDCWKEDEEHVTLEMVLGNLSQNAETAKRLLSSLIDFIGLGDDTSLKGSTKFSVVTSNEKRNPEQVKRLKYLFPEYF; encoded by the coding sequence ATGGACAAAAGTGTTAAGATCGGAGTGATTGGAGGGACAGGACTTTATTCTTTGGACGGGATGGAAATCAAAGGAGAAGTAAATCCTGAAACACCATGGGGTAAACCTTCCGATCTGATTACGATTGGAGTTTACAAAGGGAAAGAAATCGCATTTTTACCCAGACACGGAAAAGGACACTTTCTTAATCCATCGGAGGTTCCCGCGAGAGCCAATATTGCCGCGCTCAAAGGTTTAGGAGTAGAAGAGATCATAGCATTTAGTTCTGTCGGAAGTTTAAGAGAAGAGATCCATCCACGTGATTTTGTTTTGCCTTCCCAAGTGATTGATAGAACCAAATCTAGACCAGCAACTTTTTTTGAAAACGGCGTCGTAGCCCATGCTCCTTTTGCAGATCCTTTCTCCCCAAGCCTTAGCCAAAAGACAATAGATGCTGCCAAAAAAATCGGACTCAAAATACATGAAAACAAAACACTCGTTTGTATGGAAGGCCCTCTATTTTCGACGAGAGCTGAATCGCATATGTACAGGTCTTGGGGTGCTGATGTAATTAACATGACTGTTTTACCAGAAGCAAAACTCGCAAGAGAGGCAGAAATTCTATACCAGATGATCTGTATGTCGACAGATTATGACTGCTGGAAAGAAGATGAAGAGCATGTCACACTTGAGATGGTATTGGGAAATTTGAGCCAAAATGCAGAGACAGCCAAACGTTTGCTATCCTCTTTGATTGATTTCATTGGTCTAGGTGATGACACTTCTCTAAAGGGAAGTACAAAGTTTTCTGTTGTGACATCAAACGAAAAGAGAAATCCAGAACAAGTAAAACGACTAAAGTATTTATTTCCTGAATATTTTTAG
- a CDS encoding DUF4139 domain-containing protein gives MKKFNKHLLLIPIFFTAQLFADPSYSTSTEQDRKNISITIYNGGMGLVRETRKISLKKGIRTLRFEDVASQIIPQTVRVKAENADLLRVFEQNYEFDLISHERLMDKYIGKEVTIYRDNNDKDQGTKATLVSNNGSPVYKIGNEISLGYFGRVTIPTIPDNLFSKPTLVWKLKNETEKEQELEVSYQTQGINWSADYILILNQSEKSCDLNSWVTLTNHSGTAYANATLQLVAGKIQLLSNENQYRPSPKVYRKNSGVETMSDVATPEFNQENLSEYYLYTLDQPTTIGYNQTKQVQLFQSEGLEIKKYFVFENLPMYEGNEKNFNNATVRYIFKNSKTNRLGRPLPAGTVRVFKADSKGRQQLLGEDTIDHTPENEDVKIKTGQAFDVVANGKRTSYEAFKFSEGYKASYAAQFRNRKKEDIEIRFYASFYGEWNITKSNHKFQKESSTKAFVDIPIKAGETVNLEYTVETKY, from the coding sequence ATGAAAAAATTTAACAAGCACCTACTCCTAATCCCTATTTTCTTTACCGCGCAGTTGTTCGCAGATCCTTCCTATAGCACATCAACAGAACAAGATCGAAAAAATATTAGTATAACAATATACAATGGTGGAATGGGTTTAGTCAGAGAAACACGAAAGATTAGTTTGAAAAAAGGCATTCGGACTTTGCGGTTTGAAGATGTTGCCTCTCAGATCATACCTCAAACCGTTCGCGTTAAAGCGGAAAATGCAGACCTATTGAGAGTGTTTGAACAGAACTATGAATTTGATTTGATATCTCACGAAAGGTTGATGGACAAATACATAGGCAAAGAAGTCACCATCTACCGAGACAACAACGATAAGGACCAAGGTACCAAAGCTACACTGGTATCAAATAATGGTTCCCCCGTCTATAAAATTGGCAATGAAATCTCTCTTGGTTACTTTGGAAGAGTTACAATCCCCACAATACCAGATAATTTATTTTCGAAGCCGACTCTTGTTTGGAAATTAAAGAACGAAACGGAAAAGGAACAAGAGCTTGAGGTTTCCTACCAAACCCAAGGAATCAATTGGTCTGCGGACTATATACTCATCCTAAACCAATCCGAAAAATCTTGTGACTTAAACTCTTGGGTAACACTTACCAATCATTCCGGAACAGCATACGCAAACGCTACATTACAGCTAGTAGCAGGAAAAATCCAATTGTTATCCAATGAAAACCAATACAGACCGAGTCCGAAAGTGTATCGAAAGAATTCTGGTGTGGAAACAATGTCGGATGTAGCAACACCTGAATTTAACCAAGAAAATCTATCCGAATATTATCTATATACTTTGGACCAACCGACCACGATAGGATACAACCAGACAAAACAAGTTCAACTATTCCAATCAGAAGGATTAGAAATTAAAAAATATTTCGTATTTGAAAACTTACCTATGTATGAAGGGAATGAGAAAAATTTCAATAATGCAACTGTTCGGTATATCTTCAAAAATTCCAAAACCAATCGATTGGGTAGACCTCTCCCTGCAGGTACTGTCCGAGTATTCAAAGCTGATTCGAAAGGTAGACAACAATTATTAGGCGAAGATACCATTGACCATACACCCGAAAATGAAGATGTAAAAATTAAAACGGGCCAGGCTTTTGATGTTGTTGCAAACGGCAAAAGGACCTCTTACGAAGCATTTAAATTTTCAGAAGGCTATAAGGCGAGTTATGCAGCACAATTCCGGAATCGTAAAAAAGAAGATATCGAAATTAGATTCTATGCATCTTTCTATGGAGAATGGAATATCACAAAGTCAAATCACAAATTCCAAAAAGAATCGTCCACTAAGGCCTTTGTGGACATCCCCATCAAAGCGGGTGAAACCGTTAATTTAGAATACACGGTTGAAACGAAATATTAG
- a CDS encoding MarR family winged helix-turn-helix transcriptional regulator, producing the protein MGTKFKGSKREIQALDSFIKLKRATETISSRVSSEFNKLNISESQFGVLESLYHLGPLCQKSLGDKILKSTGNITLVIDNLEKRSLVERVRDTADRRFITVHLTDAGKKLIEEIFPDHVKRITNEFSILSAEEHEALGRICKKLGKKEE; encoded by the coding sequence ATGGGCACAAAATTCAAAGGTTCGAAGCGAGAAATCCAGGCTCTAGACTCCTTTATAAAGTTGAAGAGAGCAACTGAGACCATTTCTTCCCGTGTTAGCTCCGAATTCAATAAGCTAAACATTTCGGAGAGCCAATTCGGAGTTTTAGAGTCACTCTACCACTTGGGCCCACTTTGCCAAAAGTCCCTGGGTGATAAGATATTGAAGAGTACGGGAAACATCACCTTGGTGATAGATAATTTGGAGAAACGAAGCCTTGTCGAACGGGTTCGAGACACTGCGGATCGTAGATTCATCACTGTCCATCTTACAGATGCAGGCAAAAAACTGATCGAGGAAATCTTTCCAGACCACGTAAAGCGTATCACAAACGAATTCTCTATATTGAGTGCTGAAGAGCATGAGGCCTTGGGAAGAATTTGCAAAAAGTTAGGGAAAAAAGAAGAATAA
- a CDS encoding formylglycine-generating enzyme family protein, producing MLRKTALLLFLFFFLFGILSSQETETLDEESPFSKTKKKVQNWKGEITAVYKNRLWIKIKIIRNKKLSQLSLDEWKERLKEKKEYIVYQKDTKLPIGTFVVRDTIFQETSIPKTKGYFDVIFEGDFRSDPNSKIKSITTDSYIEDTREEDFYVEPDQFYKGRYTKPRESILHPKDKKEMVFVPRGLMIFGQGNDASQDNFNPSFLGPKESNLKEIPSFYIDKYEVTNSEYEYFLLQTNTKPPKHWIGGRFPVGEEDHPVIHLTYREVEAYAKWVGKRLPTEFEWEKAARGTSLTKVTRRDETIEFKINFTRYPFGDEYDSLLCNTRESNINKTVSVYELSKEGASPYGVLGMCGNAAEWTSSWYEVYPGHEIKGFAFGKLYKVIRGGSYSESAKSAMSHHRSYGGIPNLSEDRKAGFRLVMDYRE from the coding sequence ATGCTTAGAAAAACAGCGCTATTGCTATTTTTATTCTTTTTTTTGTTCGGGATTCTGTCCTCTCAGGAAACAGAAACCTTGGACGAGGAATCTCCATTTTCAAAGACAAAGAAAAAAGTGCAAAATTGGAAAGGGGAAATCACGGCTGTATACAAAAATCGACTTTGGATAAAAATCAAAATCATTCGAAACAAAAAACTTTCCCAGCTTAGTTTAGATGAGTGGAAGGAGCGATTGAAAGAGAAAAAGGAATACATCGTTTACCAAAAAGACACAAAGCTGCCCATTGGAACATTCGTTGTGAGAGACACCATCTTCCAGGAAACCTCAATCCCAAAAACGAAAGGCTATTTTGATGTCATTTTTGAAGGAGACTTTCGTTCTGATCCAAATTCAAAAATTAAAAGCATAACTACAGATTCCTATATAGAAGATACTCGAGAAGAAGATTTCTATGTGGAACCAGATCAGTTCTATAAAGGACGTTATACAAAACCTAGGGAATCCATTTTACATCCAAAAGACAAAAAAGAAATGGTCTTTGTTCCCAGAGGCTTGATGATATTTGGACAGGGTAACGATGCAAGCCAGGATAATTTTAATCCTTCCTTCCTTGGCCCTAAGGAATCCAATCTAAAAGAGATTCCTTCTTTCTATATCGATAAGTATGAAGTGACGAATTCCGAATATGAATATTTTCTCCTCCAGACAAATACGAAACCACCTAAACATTGGATTGGCGGCCGTTTCCCGGTCGGAGAAGAAGATCACCCAGTTATTCACCTAACGTATAGGGAAGTGGAAGCTTATGCCAAATGGGTGGGAAAAAGATTGCCTACTGAATTTGAATGGGAAAAAGCAGCGAGGGGAACCAGTTTAACGAAAGTTACAAGAAGAGATGAAACAATAGAGTTCAAAATTAATTTCACTCGTTATCCTTTCGGGGATGAATATGATTCACTTCTTTGCAATACTCGTGAGTCCAATATAAACAAAACTGTATCGGTATATGAACTTTCAAAAGAAGGTGCTAGTCCTTATGGTGTTCTAGGTATGTGCGGAAATGCAGCTGAATGGACCTCTAGCTGGTACGAAGTGTATCCCGGACATGAAATCAAAGGGTTCGCTTTTGGAAAACTGTATAAGGTCATCAGAGGAGGTTCTTATTCGGAATCTGCAAAGAGTGCAATGTCTCACCATAGGTCATATGGTGGCATTCCGAATTTGAGTGAGGATAGAAAAGCAGGCTTTCGCTTAGTTATGGACTACAGAGAGTAA
- a CDS encoding homoserine dehydrogenase has protein sequence MKQIRLGLVGAGVVGSNLLNLLDKKKAEIERLHQIQLQMHAIATRTPSKIAGLTKLSIGTDPLAVANDPNVDILIELMGGTTSALEVVQTALKNGKSVITANKALLSDYGDQIFQLAEEKGKFIGFEAAVAGSIPIIRSLRNGLAACDFEVVCGILNGTTNFILTKMEEENWDYEIALKKAQELGFAEADPTFDVEGIDAAHKISLLASLAFRNKISFRQLSVEGISKLKYIDITACKSLGYRIKLLGIAKKYENGILAKVHPTLIPLKHPLANVMNESNAVFYKSQEADAGMMTGKGAGGTPTASAVLSDIIYYGSKISEGSTKIERNFFPPAQVPTPENNRVRYYLRFSTIDRPGVLSEIARILGKNNISIASVQQKESESEPVNVIVVTHEAKEGDFQKSIQEIDDLKSLIKEKTVAIRLLEHL, from the coding sequence ATGAAACAAATTCGCCTTGGATTGGTTGGAGCGGGGGTCGTAGGATCCAACTTGCTCAATTTATTGGACAAGAAAAAAGCAGAGATTGAACGTCTGCACCAAATACAGCTTCAGATGCATGCGATTGCTACGAGAACACCCTCAAAAATTGCAGGCCTCACCAAGCTAAGCATAGGCACTGATCCACTCGCCGTTGCAAACGATCCGAATGTAGATATCCTCATTGAACTAATGGGTGGAACAACCTCAGCGCTGGAAGTGGTGCAAACTGCACTAAAAAATGGCAAATCAGTGATCACTGCAAATAAAGCCTTACTCTCCGATTACGGTGATCAAATCTTCCAATTAGCAGAAGAGAAAGGAAAATTTATTGGCTTTGAAGCTGCAGTCGCAGGTTCCATACCGATCATTCGGTCATTGCGGAATGGACTCGCTGCTTGTGATTTCGAAGTGGTCTGCGGAATATTGAATGGAACTACCAATTTTATTCTCACAAAAATGGAAGAAGAAAATTGGGATTATGAAATCGCATTAAAGAAAGCACAAGAATTGGGCTTTGCCGAAGCCGATCCTACCTTTGATGTGGAAGGCATAGACGCGGCACATAAAATTTCCCTTTTGGCAAGCCTTGCTTTTAGAAACAAAATTTCTTTCCGCCAACTTAGTGTAGAAGGGATAAGTAAATTAAAATACATCGATATAACAGCCTGTAAATCTTTAGGCTACAGAATCAAACTTCTTGGAATCGCTAAAAAATACGAGAATGGGATTCTTGCAAAAGTCCACCCGACACTGATTCCTTTAAAACATCCTCTAGCTAATGTGATGAATGAATCCAATGCTGTGTTTTACAAATCTCAGGAAGCCGATGCAGGTATGATGACTGGCAAAGGAGCGGGCGGAACTCCCACAGCAAGCGCAGTTCTCTCTGATATCATTTACTACGGCTCTAAAATCAGCGAAGGATCCACCAAAATAGAAAGGAATTTTTTTCCTCCTGCCCAAGTCCCAACTCCTGAAAACAATCGTGTGCGCTATTATCTTCGTTTTTCGACTATCGATAGACCGGGGGTGTTATCAGAGATTGCTCGAATTTTAGGCAAAAACAATATATCGATCGCATCTGTTCAGCAAAAAGAATCAGAAAGTGAGCCTGTGAATGTCATTGTTGTGACTCATGAAGCTAAAGAAGGAGATTTTCAAAAATCTATCCAAGAAATTGATGATCTTAAAAGCCTGATCAAAGAAAAAACGGTAGCCATTCGTCTACTAGAACATTTATAA
- a CDS encoding STAS domain-containing protein: MRTVEFSSLKIHIENTEISKEKVLLVSFDGQITNMNAYDINGKISGIFEESVYNIILDLSKLQYINSIGVATLLGMIKTVEQKNGKMYIGGLNHFLDNVIRLMELPKHIRIYPSRDAALANWV, encoded by the coding sequence ATGAGAACAGTAGAATTTTCTTCGCTAAAAATACATATAGAGAACACTGAAATTTCCAAGGAGAAAGTACTTCTTGTTTCTTTCGATGGGCAAATCACAAATATGAACGCCTATGATATCAACGGGAAAATTAGCGGGATATTTGAAGAAAGTGTTTATAACATCATTTTAGATCTTTCAAAACTCCAATACATCAACAGCATTGGTGTCGCAACTCTTTTAGGAATGATCAAGACGGTCGAACAAAAGAATGGAAAGATGTACATCGGTGGTCTTAACCACTTTTTGGATAATGTCATTCGTTTGATGGAACTTCCAAAACATATCCGAATTTATCCTTCTAGAGATGCAGCCTTAGCCAATTGGGTTTAA